One region of uncultured Sulfurimonas sp. genomic DNA includes:
- a CDS encoding FAD-dependent oxidoreductase codes for MARLVVLGGGVSGHTAATFAAKWLGSSHEVVVVTPNSKWNWIPSNIWVGVGQMSKEEVTFDLAPVYAKAGITYKQAKAISINPEGNESSDKPFVSIEFTQEGKEGESENIEYDYLINATGPKLNFAATPGLGDANGLGEHTVSVCTADHAVHAAEELNKCIEKMKAGERQKFLIGTGHGMCTCQGAAFEYIFNIEHELKKAGVRDMADVKWISNESFLGDFGVGGLHMKSMGFAVSSRIFAESLFAERDVDWLIGAHVSKVESGSVDYELLDGSTGKESFDFAMLIPPFAGVGLKAYNKAGEDMTADIFAPNGFMKVDANYSAGAYENWRASDWPVTYQNPTYANMFACGIAFAPPHPISKPMSSPNGTPINPTPPRTGMPSAIIGKAIAHSICDRILKGENAPLHRASMAEMGAACVASAGKGIFNGTAAAMTIYPVVPDFEKYPGTGRDTNYTFGEIGLAGHWIKHILHHLFLYKAELKPGWTLIPE; via the coding sequence ATGGCAAGATTAGTCGTTTTAGGTGGTGGTGTCTCAGGACATACAGCCGCAACATTTGCAGCAAAATGGTTGGGTTCATCTCATGAAGTTGTTGTAGTTACTCCAAACTCAAAGTGGAATTGGATTCCATCAAATATTTGGGTTGGTGTTGGTCAAATGTCAAAAGAAGAAGTTACTTTTGATTTAGCTCCTGTATATGCTAAAGCTGGTATTACTTACAAGCAAGCAAAAGCAATATCTATTAATCCTGAAGGAAATGAATCAAGTGACAAACCTTTTGTGAGCATAGAATTTACACAAGAAGGCAAAGAGGGTGAGAGTGAAAATATTGAGTATGATTACTTAATAAATGCAACTGGACCTAAACTAAACTTTGCAGCTACTCCTGGTCTTGGAGATGCTAATGGTCTTGGTGAGCATACTGTTTCAGTTTGTACAGCAGATCATGCAGTTCATGCGGCAGAGGAATTAAATAAGTGTATTGAGAAGATGAAAGCTGGCGAACGTCAGAAATTTTTAATCGGTACTGGGCACGGTATGTGTACTTGTCAAGGTGCTGCATTTGAGTATATTTTTAACATTGAGCATGAGTTAAAAAAAGCTGGTGTTCGTGATATGGCGGATGTTAAGTGGATATCAAATGAGTCTTTCTTAGGTGATTTTGGTGTTGGTGGACTCCATATGAAATCAATGGGTTTTGCAGTTAGTTCAAGAATTTTTGCAGAGTCTTTATTTGCTGAGCGTGATGTTGATTGGCTTATTGGAGCTCATGTTTCTAAGGTAGAGTCAGGTTCAGTTGATTATGAACTGCTTGATGGTTCAACTGGAAAAGAGTCTTTTGATTTTGCGATGTTAATTCCTCCATTTGCAGGAGTTGGACTAAAAGCTTATAATAAAGCTGGTGAAGATATGACAGCTGATATTTTTGCTCCAAATGGATTTATGAAAGTAGATGCGAATTATTCTGCAGGTGCTTATGAAAATTGGAGAGCTAGTGATTGGCCTGTAACTTATCAAAATCCTACATATGCAAATATGTTTGCTTGTGGTATTGCTTTTGCACCTCCGCATCCAATCTCAAAACCTATGAGTTCTCCAAATGGAACTCCAATCAATCCAACTCCACCTCGTACAGGTATGCCATCGGCAATTATAGGTAAAGCTATAGCACACAGTATTTGCGATAGAATTTTAAAAGGTGAAAATGCTCCACTACATAGAGCTTCAATGGCTGAAATGGGTGCTGCTTGTGTTGCATCTGCTGGTAAAGGAATCTTCAATGGTACAGCAGCTGCAATGACAATTTATCCTGTTGTTCCTGACTTTGAAAAATATCCTGGAACAGGACGTGACACAAACTATACTTTTGGTGAAATAGGTCTTGCTGGTCACTGGATAAAACACATATTGCATCACTTGTTTTTATACAAAGCTGAGCTTAAACCAGGTTGGACTCTAATCCCAGAGTAG
- the pyrC gene encoding dihydroorotase produces MKTHTLLMPLDMHLHLRDGVMLENVAPLTAYSFSGAIVMPNLVPPVTTLEDVVSYKKRIIASVPNDYFEPYMTLFYKNYDKAFLQSVASEISAIKLYPAGITTNSEGGVSSFDIEEMRPTLEAMSELNIPLCVHGETDGFVMDREAEFMSIYELLASNFPNLKIIMEHITTKAAVDMLDKFDNLYATITVHHLLLTLDDVVGGMMMPHNFCKPIAKRPEDLDALLSVALDAHPKVMFGSDSAPHPQDKKESCGCAAGVFTAPIALQLLCEIFEQYDKLGNLQAFVSDNAQNIYGICPEFKEVTLEKRTFVIPQKYGNVVPMYAGQAINWAIESID; encoded by the coding sequence ATGAAAACTCACACTCTTTTAATGCCCCTAGATATGCATCTTCATCTTCGTGATGGAGTTATGCTTGAAAATGTTGCTCCACTTACTGCTTATAGTTTTAGCGGTGCTATAGTTATGCCAAACCTTGTTCCTCCTGTAACTACTTTAGAAGATGTTGTGTCTTATAAAAAACGTATTATTGCATCTGTGCCAAATGATTATTTTGAGCCTTATATGACTCTTTTTTACAAGAACTACGACAAAGCTTTTTTGCAAAGTGTTGCAAGTGAAATTTCAGCGATTAAACTTTATCCTGCTGGAATTACAACAAACTCAGAAGGTGGTGTTTCATCTTTTGATATTGAAGAGATGCGCCCTACTTTAGAGGCTATGAGTGAGTTAAATATTCCTCTTTGTGTGCATGGCGAAACTGATGGTTTTGTTATGGATAGAGAAGCTGAATTTATGAGCATCTACGAACTTCTTGCATCTAACTTTCCTAATCTCAAAATAATTATGGAACATATCACTACAAAAGCCGCTGTAGATATGTTAGATAAGTTTGATAACCTTTATGCAACTATTACTGTTCATCATTTACTACTTACTCTTGATGATGTTGTTGGAGGTATGATGATGCCTCACAACTTTTGTAAACCTATAGCAAAAAGACCTGAGGACTTAGATGCACTACTTAGTGTAGCTCTTGATGCTCATCCAAAAGTTATGTTTGGTTCAGATTCTGCACCTCATCCACAAGATAAAAAAGAGAGTTGTGGTTGTGCGGCTGGTGTATTTACAGCACCTATAGCACTTCAACTTCTTTGTGAAATCTTTGAACAATACGACAAACTTGGAAATCTTCAAGCTTTTGTAAGTGACAATGCACAAAATATCTATGGCATCTGTCCTGAGTTTAAAGAAGTTACTTTAGAAAAAAGAACTTTTGTTATTCCTCAAAAATATGGAAATGTTGTACCAATGTACGCAGGTCAAGCAATAAATTGGGCGATTGAGAGCATTGACTAA
- a CDS encoding response regulator, whose product MVKKSIIVVEDDEITALNLNLSLQKHGYNVVAICDNAAQAKSKIQMHKPNIVIIDISLDESNDGIELAKTIRQKHNIPFIFLTSYSDDDIISQAKQTEPYGYIVKPFDPNSLHATIQMAIFKYEVENERKNNINSLKVDKLNLEKLLYSKKTSDKPIVPFGDSYHLDISVCETFYNGKKIKLTKKENAFLRLLVAQLGIVVTFEQAMNYVWDENGATENSVRTLVWRLRNKLETDIIKNASGIGYYIEE is encoded by the coding sequence ATGGTAAAAAAAAGTATTATTGTTGTAGAAGATGATGAAATCACAGCACTAAACCTTAACTTATCACTTCAAAAGCATGGTTATAATGTAGTTGCAATATGTGATAATGCCGCTCAAGCTAAAAGTAAAATTCAAATGCATAAACCAAATATTGTTATTATAGATATTTCACTTGATGAGAGCAACGATGGTATAGAACTAGCAAAAACAATTCGTCAAAAGCACAATATTCCCTTTATTTTTCTTACATCTTATAGCGATGATGATATTATTTCACAAGCAAAACAGACTGAACCATATGGCTATATTGTAAAGCCATTTGATCCAAACTCTCTTCATGCAACTATTCAAATGGCTATATTTAAGTATGAAGTTGAAAATGAAAGAAAAAACAACATCAACTCTCTAAAAGTTGATAAACTAAACTTAGAAAAACTTCTTTATTCAAAAAAAACTTCAGATAAACCCATAGTTCCTTTTGGCGATAGTTATCATCTTGACATAAGCGTTTGTGAAACTTTTTATAATGGCAAAAAAATCAAACTTACAAAAAAAGAGAATGCTTTTTTACGTCTTCTTGTAGCACAACTTGGAATTGTTGTGACGTTTGAACAAGCTATGAATTATGTATGGGATGAAAACGGAGCGACTGAAAACAGCGTAAGAACTCTTGTTTGGAGGCTTAGAAACAAGTTAGAGACTGATATCATTAAAAATGCTTCTGGTATAGGTTACTATATAGAAGAGTAA
- a CDS encoding peptide deformylase, translated as MLRDIITYPTPPSVEYGTDVRTINENILKIIQDLKDTIEENSLEALAAFQIGEMYNIVVIKKENGDFLELINPRIIKSDDKVTTLERTAYFPGLSANVERHNNISVIYEDKELKQCSMKASGDEAILLQRKIDYTFGSSFINRLSKEEKKIFEKKLDFGSDIAISESCPTVFKRDYLLKVINISMIAMVLLVVVSLFTSNENTLGDMWSYQLYASYGVLSLIVVYFFYAQYEGKKFTSCTSCQIGNIIGTTAIVLVKLTLVMLTSYFVISP; from the coding sequence ATGCTAAGAGATATTATTACATATCCAACTCCACCAAGTGTTGAGTATGGTACGGATGTACGAACTATAAATGAAAATATATTAAAAATTATTCAAGATTTAAAAGATACTATAGAAGAAAACTCTCTTGAAGCTCTCGCAGCTTTTCAAATAGGCGAAATGTACAATATAGTTGTTATAAAAAAAGAAAATGGCGATTTTTTAGAATTAATAAACCCAAGAATAATAAAAAGTGATGATAAAGTAACAACATTAGAAAGAACTGCTTACTTTCCAGGACTTAGTGCAAATGTAGAGCGACACAATAATATCTCCGTAATTTATGAAGATAAAGAGCTAAAACAGTGCTCCATGAAAGCTAGTGGAGATGAGGCAATACTTCTTCAAAGAAAGATAGATTATACCTTTGGCTCTTCTTTTATAAATAGATTGTCAAAAGAAGAAAAAAAGATTTTTGAAAAAAAACTTGATTTTGGAAGTGATATAGCAATCTCTGAGAGTTGTCCTACTGTTTTTAAAAGAGATTACTTACTAAAAGTTATAAATATATCTATGATAGCTATGGTTCTTTTGGTAGTTGTATCTCTTTTTACATCAAATGAAAATACCTTAGGGGATATGTGGTCTTATCAGTTATATGCATCTTATGGTGTTTTATCTTTGATTGTTGTGTACTTTTTTTATGCTCAATATGAGGGAAAAAAGTTTACATCTTGTACAAGTTGTCAAATAGGAAATATCATAGGCACAACTGCTATTGTTTTAGTTAAGTTGACTCTTGTTATGCTAACGTCTTATTTTGTAATAAGTCCATAA
- the pepN gene encoding aminopeptidase N produces the protein MSQMKTIYLKDYKKPEFECESCELHFELFEDYAIVTNMMKLNKVDASEKNLRLDAMDLELIEIYLNSLKLDDTRYIIEDEALVVLNAPESFSLKIKNKIYPQKNTELEGLYKSGSIFCTQNEPEGFRRITPYLDRPDVMSVFTTTIIAQKDKYPILLSNGNKQNCHDFMNGRHGTTWHDPYPKPSYLFALVAGDLGRVNDEYTTASGEYVELNIYCDKGNESQCSHAMKSLKESMAWDEEKYGREYDLEIYNIVAVDSFNMGAMENKGLNIFNSHYVLADEDKATDANFMGIQSVIAHEYFHNWTGNRITCRDWFQLTLKEGLTVFRDQSFSADLNSREVQRIEDVKALRDRQFVEDASPTAHPIQPDSYMAINNFYTSTVYEKGAEVIRMIYTLLGEENYRKATDLYFETFDAQAVTTDDFLWAMSESSGVDLSEFKLWYHQSGTPTLKVEDSFHQGVYKLSLTQIVPDAVDGTKQKPYYFPLKIALIGVDGEEILEKILIVSKEKEEFIFDGIDAKPYLSINRDFSAPIIIKQISKEYAFLMKHDKNSFVRYESAQSFAVETLEEMMESGVVDKEFLDAYAYILDLDIELSYKALLLEFPSISTLMQRQKVVDFVPIYLAKDRLEREVATLYKDKLQEIYRQNHKPKNTALDALSMGERAIKNRVLKILSALESREVIDMVQKQYEESLTMTDRVVALDILENITSSEGEIALNDFYNRYNDDTLVMNKYFSILAASNRKGTLERVKALQNDEVYDEKVPNLVRSLIGVFARNYKYFHAKDGSGYSFVADKIIEIDKINAQMASGLASAFKIYERLNSENKELMKKELNRVVKTPSLSKNVYEIISKILKIDNKSS, from the coding sequence ATGAGCCAAATGAAAACTATATATTTAAAAGATTATAAAAAACCTGAGTTTGAGTGTGAGAGTTGTGAGTTGCATTTTGAACTCTTTGAAGATTATGCGATTGTTACAAATATGATGAAGCTAAATAAAGTAGATGCAAGTGAGAAAAATCTACGCTTAGATGCGATGGATTTGGAACTTATAGAGATTTATTTAAATTCACTAAAACTCGATGATACTCGTTATATTATAGAAGATGAAGCGCTTGTTGTTTTAAATGCTCCAGAGTCGTTTTCTCTAAAGATAAAAAACAAAATTTACCCTCAAAAAAATACTGAACTAGAAGGGCTTTACAAGTCTGGTTCTATCTTTTGTACTCAAAATGAGCCTGAAGGATTTAGAAGAATCACTCCATACCTAGACAGACCTGATGTTATGAGTGTTTTTACAACTACTATCATCGCTCAAAAAGACAAATATCCAATACTCCTTAGCAACGGAAACAAGCAAAATTGTCATGACTTTATGAATGGCAGACATGGAACTACATGGCATGATCCATATCCAAAACCCTCTTACCTTTTTGCTCTTGTAGCAGGAGACTTAGGTCGCGTAAATGATGAATACACAACTGCATCTGGAGAGTATGTTGAGTTAAATATTTACTGCGATAAAGGAAATGAATCTCAATGTTCTCACGCTATGAAATCACTAAAAGAGTCAATGGCTTGGGATGAAGAGAAGTATGGTCGTGAGTATGACTTGGAGATATATAATATAGTAGCAGTAGATAGTTTCAATATGGGAGCTATGGAAAATAAGGGTTTAAATATTTTTAACTCTCACTATGTTTTAGCGGACGAAGATAAAGCTACAGATGCAAACTTTATGGGCATCCAAAGTGTTATAGCTCATGAGTACTTTCATAACTGGACAGGTAATCGCATCACTTGTCGTGACTGGTTTCAGTTGACATTAAAAGAGGGACTTACGGTTTTTCGTGACCAATCTTTCTCGGCAGATTTAAACTCTCGTGAAGTTCAACGCATCGAAGATGTAAAAGCCTTAAGAGATAGACAGTTTGTAGAAGATGCATCTCCTACTGCGCATCCTATTCAACCAGATTCATATATGGCTATAAATAACTTTTACACCTCTACAGTTTATGAAAAAGGTGCTGAGGTCATAAGAATGATTTACACACTTTTAGGCGAAGAAAATTATAGAAAGGCAACTGACTTGTACTTTGAGACTTTTGATGCTCAAGCTGTTACAACGGATGATTTTTTATGGGCGATGAGTGAATCTAGTGGAGTTGATTTGAGTGAGTTTAAGCTCTGGTATCATCAATCAGGAACTCCTACATTAAAAGTTGAAGACTCTTTTCATCAAGGAGTTTACAAGCTTTCACTAACTCAAATAGTTCCGGATGCAGTTGATGGAACTAAACAAAAACCATACTATTTTCCACTGAAAATTGCTTTGATTGGAGTTGATGGAGAGGAAATACTAGAAAAGATACTAATAGTATCAAAAGAAAAAGAGGAGTTTATTTTTGATGGAATAGATGCTAAACCTTATCTCTCTATAAACCGTGATTTTTCAGCTCCTATCATAATAAAGCAGATTTCAAAAGAGTACGCTTTTTTAATGAAACACGATAAAAATAGTTTTGTGAGGTATGAATCAGCTCAATCATTTGCTGTAGAAACATTAGAAGAGATGATGGAGAGCGGAGTTGTTGATAAAGAGTTTTTAGATGCTTATGCTTACATACTTGACTTGGATATAGAGCTTTCATATAAAGCACTTCTTTTAGAATTTCCATCTATTTCAACTTTGATGCAAAGACAAAAAGTAGTTGATTTTGTGCCTATTTATTTAGCAAAAGATAGACTTGAGAGAGAAGTTGCAACACTTTATAAAGATAAATTACAAGAGATTTATAGACAAAATCATAAACCTAAAAATACAGCATTAGATGCACTTAGCATGGGAGAACGTGCCATAAAAAATAGAGTTCTTAAAATCTTATCTGCACTAGAGAGTAGAGAAGTTATAGATATGGTACAAAAACAGTATGAAGAGTCACTTACTATGACAGATAGAGTTGTAGCTCTTGATATTTTAGAAAACATTACAAGTTCTGAGGGTGAAATAGCACTAAATGATTTTTATAATAGATACAATGATGACACTTTAGTTATGAATAAATACTTCTCTATTTTAGCTGCATCTAACAGAAAAGGAACTCTTGAGCGTGTTAAAGCTTTACAAAATGATGAGGTATATGATGAAAAAGTTCCAAACCTTGTTCGTTCACTTATAGGTGTTTTTGCTAGAAACTATAAATATTTTCACGCAAAAGATGGGAGTGGATACTCTTTTGTAGCAGACAAAATCATAGAGATAGACAAGATAAATGCACAAATGGCATCTGGACTTGCATCTGCATTTAAAATCTACGAAAGACTCAATAGTGAAAATAAAGAGTTGATGAAAAAAGAGTTGAATCGTGTAGTAAAAACTCCTAGTTTATCAAAAAATGTATATGAAATAATCAGTAAAATTTTAAAAATTGATAACAAATCCTCTTAA
- a CDS encoding phosphomannomutase/phosphoglucomutase has product MSIYREYDIRGIYEKELNEQSVVRIGYALASKIDGEYVAVGYDARSHSPILFEYLVHGLNAGGKKVLDMGMVPTPVNYFTNYQEWDGVTTSASIMITGSHNPSEYNGFKITVDKAPFFSEDIYALGRECEVMDFPAKVKRDVTKIDAVSRYIDFLVSEFQHLKGMDTKIVYDCGNGVAGVVTEDIFSRLELKTKGLYIEPDGTFPNHHPDPSEEHNLEDVKKLLESDGDIAFAYDGDADRIAVLTHKNNIKGDMMALLYSMTMDKPTVVGEVKCSQVMYDELERRGAKAIMYKTGHSNLKVKMKEVDADLACEVSGHVFFKNRYFGYDDAIYATLRMLELIHDNIDLDAELAKLPKVFSTEEIKVKTSEAEKFKIIDAVKEMLKNPPADFPIIKNIIDVDGVRINFENGWGLVRASNTTPVLVTRFESTSQEKASLYEKVINDLILKAQASL; this is encoded by the coding sequence GTGAGTATATATAGAGAATATGACATCCGTGGCATCTACGAAAAAGAGTTAAATGAGCAGAGTGTTGTTCGCATCGGTTATGCGTTAGCATCTAAGATAGATGGTGAGTATGTAGCTGTTGGCTATGATGCTAGAAGTCACTCTCCTATACTTTTTGAGTACCTAGTTCACGGACTAAACGCAGGTGGCAAAAAAGTTTTAGATATGGGAATGGTTCCAACTCCTGTAAACTACTTCACAAATTACCAAGAGTGGGATGGCGTAACTACATCAGCATCTATTATGATAACAGGTTCACACAACCCTAGTGAATACAACGGTTTTAAGATTACAGTAGATAAAGCTCCTTTTTTTAGTGAAGACATTTACGCACTTGGACGTGAGTGTGAAGTTATGGATTTTCCAGCTAAAGTCAAAAGAGATGTTACTAAAATAGATGCAGTGAGTAGATATATAGACTTTTTAGTAAGTGAATTTCAGCACTTAAAAGGCATGGATACAAAGATAGTTTACGATTGTGGAAACGGTGTAGCTGGTGTTGTAACTGAAGATATTTTCTCACGTTTAGAGTTAAAAACAAAAGGTTTATACATCGAGCCTGATGGAACTTTTCCAAACCACCATCCTGACCCTTCAGAAGAGCATAACTTAGAAGATGTTAAAAAACTTCTTGAGAGTGATGGTGACATTGCTTTTGCTTACGATGGAGATGCTGACCGCATCGCAGTTCTCACTCACAAGAACAACATCAAAGGCGACATGATGGCACTTCTTTACTCTATGACTATGGATAAGCCAACAGTTGTAGGCGAAGTAAAGTGTTCACAAGTTATGTATGATGAGCTAGAGCGTCGTGGTGCAAAGGCTATTATGTACAAAACAGGACACTCAAACCTAAAAGTAAAGATGAAAGAAGTAGATGCAGACTTAGCTTGTGAAGTTAGTGGTCATGTATTTTTCAAAAATCGCTACTTTGGTTATGACGATGCTATTTACGCAACTCTTAGAATGTTAGAACTAATCCACGATAACATTGACTTAGATGCAGAACTTGCAAAACTTCCAAAAGTCTTCTCAACTGAGGAGATAAAAGTAAAAACAAGTGAAGCTGAGAAGTTTAAAATCATAGATGCAGTAAAAGAGATGCTAAAAAATCCTCCAGCTGATTTTCCTATTATAAAAAACATCATAGATGTTGATGGTGTTCGCATAAACTTTGAAAATGGCTGGGGGCTTGTTCGTGCTAGTAACACAACTCCAGTTTTGGTTACTCGTTTTGAATCTACTTCACAAGAAAAAGCTTCACTTTATGAAAAAGTGATAAATGATTTGATTTTAAAAGCACAAGCTTCTTTGTAG
- a CDS encoding ATP-binding protein — translation MKSQVPNLVDTQNLFLESKDYILSQWLSYESPQKILQQHKIKKELFLKEYASGVFDYFMGIIAGEMEIGHCPIMQDLLVYLKDREISADELFEICSHFRHSMINFSYDKGINSKELGNEISYIFDKNFRGILKFYTDTIFQKLIDARLEADKASRAKEYFLSNMSHEIRTPLNAILGFVNLLIEEDVSKKHRNHLEIILNSGENLLSIINDILDFSKLRSGEFTIEPKVFSIHHEISHTMELFVASANAKNITITSFIDPHIPKELYADALRIKQILSNFLGNAIKFTQNGGHIGVEASIYDGVLNISVTDNGIGVAKEDIENIFSAFAQAQHSEQKNCEGTGLGLSICHQLAQHMDGNVYAESSLGLGSKFWLEIPVEAHSEICPIYEDVSELKKLKIGVYSRDAKNAYKEESFLKYANVFEMNTVIIDSIDAEFDVGFFVEEDVSREFIEKAKSSNKKFIAMVSNPNDYYDKYDNITSISFPIYCSKIRDTFDELLNPNTYSPHKKSICTKFIGHILVAEDNVANQELIKIILQKYGLSFDMAKNGYEALELYKLNNYDMILMDEQMPIMDGNEAVKKIAQYELSRGLRHTPVSALTANVIKGAKERGLLSGFDSFLGKPIILKELERVFELYLKVNPKEEVQQHSVDLQSRVSGLDIEKLKEDLLLDDDELMMLLTLFVDKMKKQIPQLQDAISKRDYEKIAFNAHSIKGSSGNFRIDFLQNSASEMEKMAKSKNSNYNYEVIFEMIKKRVQEIKIS, via the coding sequence ATGAAGTCTCAAGTACCAAATTTAGTAGATACACAAAATCTGTTTTTAGAATCAAAAGATTATATTCTTTCTCAATGGTTATCATATGAGTCACCACAAAAAATACTTCAACAACATAAAATAAAAAAAGAACTATTTTTAAAAGAGTATGCTAGTGGAGTATTTGATTATTTTATGGGGATAATCGCAGGAGAGATGGAAATAGGGCATTGTCCTATTATGCAAGATTTACTTGTATATTTGAAAGACAGAGAGATTAGTGCGGATGAACTATTTGAAATATGTAGTCATTTTCGTCACTCAATGATAAACTTCTCTTATGATAAAGGCATCAATTCTAAAGAGTTAGGAAATGAGATTTCTTATATTTTTGATAAAAATTTTAGAGGTATTTTAAAATTTTATACAGATACAATTTTTCAAAAACTAATAGATGCAAGACTTGAAGCAGATAAAGCTTCAAGAGCTAAAGAGTATTTTTTATCAAATATGTCTCATGAGATTAGAACACCTTTAAACGCTATTTTGGGTTTTGTAAATCTGCTTATAGAAGAAGATGTTTCAAAAAAACATAGAAATCATTTAGAAATTATCTTAAATAGTGGCGAAAATTTACTTAGTATTATCAACGATATTTTAGATTTTTCAAAGCTTCGCAGTGGTGAGTTTACAATAGAACCAAAAGTGTTTTCCATACATCATGAGATAAGCCATACTATGGAGCTTTTTGTTGCTAGTGCTAATGCTAAAAATATTACTATTACATCTTTTATAGATCCACATATTCCAAAAGAGTTATATGCAGATGCACTTAGAATAAAACAAATACTTTCAAATTTTTTAGGTAATGCCATTAAGTTTACTCAAAATGGAGGACATATAGGTGTTGAAGCATCTATCTATGATGGAGTCTTAAATATAAGCGTAACAGACAATGGTATAGGTGTTGCAAAAGAGGATATAGAAAATATTTTTAGTGCATTCGCACAAGCTCAACATAGTGAACAAAAAAACTGTGAGGGAACAGGTCTGGGGCTTTCTATATGTCATCAACTTGCACAACATATGGATGGAAATGTTTATGCTGAGTCAAGTTTAGGACTAGGAAGTAAGTTTTGGTTAGAGATACCAGTAGAGGCACATAGTGAAATATGTCCTATTTATGAGGATGTAAGTGAGCTAAAAAAACTTAAAATCGGTGTTTATTCAAGAGATGCAAAAAATGCGTATAAAGAAGAATCATTTTTAAAATACGCAAATGTATTTGAGATGAACACAGTTATTATTGACTCCATAGATGCTGAGTTTGATGTGGGATTTTTTGTTGAAGAAGATGTAAGTAGAGAGTTTATAGAAAAAGCAAAAAGTTCAAACAAAAAGTTTATAGCAATGGTTAGTAATCCAAATGATTATTATGATAAATATGACAATATTACTTCAATCTCATTTCCAATTTATTGTTCTAAAATAAGAGATACTTTTGATGAATTGTTAAATCCAAATACTTACTCTCCTCATAAGAAAAGTATTTGCACAAAGTTTATTGGGCATATTTTAGTAGCTGAGGATAATGTTGCAAATCAGGAATTAATCAAGATAATCTTACAAAAGTATGGACTTAGCTTTGATATGGCAAAAAATGGATATGAAGCTTTAGAACTTTATAAACTAAATAATTATGACATGATACTTATGGATGAGCAGATGCCGATTATGGATGGTAATGAAGCAGTTAAAAAAATAGCTCAATACGAACTAAGTAGAGGTCTAAGACATACTCCTGTGTCTGCCCTTACTGCCAATGTTATTAAGGGTGCAAAAGAGAGAGGTCTTCTAAGCGGTTTTGATTCTTTTTTAGGTAAGCCTATAATTTTAAAAGAATTAGAGAGAGTATTTGAACTTTATCTTAAAGTAAACCCTAAAGAAGAGGTACAACAACATAGTGTAGATTTGCAAAGTAGAGTCTCTGGTTTAGATATAGAAAAATTAAAAGAAGATTTATTGTTGGATGATGATGAACTAATGATGCTTTTAACTCTTTTTGTAGATAAAATGAAAAAACAAATCCCACAACTCCAAGATGCTATAAGTAAAAGAGATTATGAAAAAATAGCTTTTAATGCTCACAGTATTAAAGGTTCTAGCGGAAATTTTAGAATAGATTTTTTACAAAATAGTGCTAGTGAAATGGAAAAAATGGCTAAGAGTAAAAATAGTAATTATAACTATGAAGTAATTTTTGAGATGATAAAAAAGAGAGTTCAAGAGATAAAAATCTCTTAA
- a CDS encoding response regulator transcription factor, which yields MTKILLLEDDLLFGESLVDLLEENNFEVTHVPNGQSAIDATYEQKFHLYILDINVPLIDGITVLKELRDANDVTPTIFLTSHKDKEMLTRGFLSGADDYINKPFDNDELLLRLQALLRRSASNNVKCIKLLCHDEIHKQIFYDKVELDLSKKEYALLLLLMKHVNNTVTKELIVDELWSSSQSGSDGAIRVYINRIKQLLPQMNIENIRGVGYKLVP from the coding sequence TTGACTAAAATTTTACTTTTAGAAGACGACCTCCTATTTGGAGAGTCTCTTGTAGATTTATTAGAAGAAAATAATTTTGAAGTCACTCATGTACCAAATGGTCAAAGTGCCATAGATGCTACTTATGAGCAAAAGTTTCATCTTTATATACTTGATATTAATGTCCCTCTTATAGATGGCATCACAGTTTTAAAAGAACTTAGAGATGCAAACGATGTAACTCCTACTATCTTCTTAACTTCGCACAAAGACAAAGAGATGCTTACTCGTGGTTTTTTGAGTGGAGCTGATGATTATATTAACAAACCTTTTGATAATGATGAGCTTTTACTTCGACTTCAAGCACTTCTTAGAAGAAGTGCTTCAAACAATGTAAAATGCATTAAACTACTTTGTCATGATGAAATACATAAACAAATCTTTTATGATAAAGTAGAACTTGACCTTTCAAAAAAAGAGTATGCCCTTCTTTTACTTCTTATGAAACATGTAAACAATACTGTTACAAAAGAACTTATAGTTGATGAACTTTGGAGTTCCTCTCAAAGCGGAAGCGATGGAGCTATACGTGTTTATATAAACCGTATAAAACAGTTGCTTCCACAGATGAATATCGAAAATATTCGTGGGGTTGGTTACAAACTTGTTCCGTAA